Genomic segment of Vibrio natriegens NBRC 15636 = ATCC 14048 = DSM 759:
CCCAAAGAGACACCACCAGAGCCAATCGACGCAGATAAGTTAGACCAGTTAATGCCTTGCTGATATCCGTCACTCAACGTCACTTCCAAAATTTTGGCTTCGAGAATGACCTGGCGCTGCATACGTTCTTGAGAAACCCCCAAGAACTCACGTACCTGACGAATGTCATCAGGAAACGCTCGAACCGTAATGACGCTAGCCTGTGGCGTAACGACAACGCTTTGCCCTTTGCCCGAGCCAATCAGGTTTGCGACCGCTTGTTGCAACATTGGCCAGAAATCACTTTCAGTGACCGTTTCAATGCGCGTGCCACCGGTTGGAGACGTTGAGCTATCACTACTGTTTTCAGAGTCTGACGAACTTGACGAGCTTGAACTGTCTGAGCTACCTCCGGAGTTGGACGTCCCCGCAGAAGTAACAGAGCCCGTACTGATGCTCGTTAGTGAGCGGCCAGTGCGTTTAAACTGCAAATAATCGACAGGAATCGTTACCGTGCGCATGCCCGCTGGATAAACTTGGATCACTTTGCCTGATTTAATCACATCATAGCCGTACATGTTCTGCACAACACTCAGTACTTCATCTAAGGTTACATCAGTCAAATTAACGGTAATATTGCCCGCAACGGCCGGATGAATCGCGGCACTGTATTCAGTTCCTTTGACGAGTGAAGCAAAAAAGCTTCTCGCTTCAACGGCGTTCGCCTGAATACGAAAACGCTTGGATGTCGCTTGCTCCGAAGACGAACTGGTATCTAAGTTCGGCATTAGGTCGGCTTCAACAGAAGAAGGCAGCTCTTCTAAAGCTCGACTGTTGGCTTGATTGATCGACTCATTGAGAGCTTGTTTCACTTCAACAGGATCTCGATGCCCCATGGAACATCCCATTAAAGAAGCAGTAATAATTCCTACAACTAATTTGCGCATATCTGATCAGGCTCTGACTCTTATTTTTTTACGTTTAAACCAAAAAGCTCCAGCTTCCACTGACGGTTACTCTGCTTTAAAGTTACAAATTCACTGGTGATACTCACCACGCGATAACCTTTGAACAGTTCACCCTGCTCTACAATTTGGTTATCCATAATGGCGCTACATTGGCTGCCAACTTTACAAACAATGCTGTTTAGTGTCGGTAGCCTCGACCGTTTTTTTGTTGGTTTGGCGTTAGATTCGGCAGCCGGCTTCTGCCAGCCAAGTGGTGCGGTAGGGTCTTGGTCTGCCCATACTCCTCCCGCAATGACCGTTAAGGCTATTGAGATAATGAATTTCTTAACCACCGATAAACGCCTCTCTAGAGCCTAATGTGTACACTTCCAACACTAATGTTGCTTTAGGATATTCATCCACTTTGTAATAAAAACTGCGCCAGTAATAGCTTGCAGGTAGCTTTTCCAACTTACCCAAGTAATTCGCAATAGAGAAGTAATCTCCCGTCACTTCCATACGCACAGGGTGTACGTAGTACCCTGAATATTGAGATACTTCTTTGTCGTCAGAGATCGGCTCTGAAGGCAACGTTTGCAAAGAGACTAAATGAATCCCCGTTTGTTGCTCTAACACTTGCTCAAGTAACCCCGCCATCTGCGAAGGGGTAATAAGGTGCTCAATGATCTCTGAAAGCTGCTGCGAAAGGCGCTGGCTTTCAGCAAGCAGACCTGAAACCTGCAAATCAATTTCCGAATTTGGATCTTTCTTTAGCTGCGCTTGTATACGCAAAATATCAATCTCAGTTTTTTGGTTGGCCTGCTTTAAGTTACTCAGCTGTTTTTCATTGTTATTTATTTGGTTAAGTTTAGGTTCGAGCACGAGCGTGAACAGCAGCATCACCACTGTCACCAAACCACACAAGGCGATCAGTATTTTTTCTCGTGCACTCATTTCACCAAAACGTTCTTCCAGAGAAAGCCAGAACTCGTTCATTTCTTTTTCTCCTCCCCGGCCTTCAATTCAAACGTGACAATACCTTTTTCATTGCGACCAATATTCACGTCATCGAAAGTACGAC
This window contains:
- the gspM gene encoding type II secretion system protein GspM; translated protein: MNEFWLSLEERFGEMSAREKILIALCGLVTVVMLLFTLVLEPKLNQINNNEKQLSNLKQANQKTEIDILRIQAQLKKDPNSEIDLQVSGLLAESQRLSQQLSEIIEHLITPSQMAGLLEQVLEQQTGIHLVSLQTLPSEPISDDKEVSQYSGYYVHPVRMEVTGDYFSIANYLGKLEKLPASYYWRSFYYKVDEYPKATLVLEVYTLGSREAFIGG
- the mshL gene encoding pilus (MSHA type) biogenesis protein MshL, whose protein sequence is MRKLVVGIITASLMGCSMGHRDPVEVKQALNESINQANSRALEELPSSVEADLMPNLDTSSSSEQATSKRFRIQANAVEARSFFASLVKGTEYSAAIHPAVAGNITVNLTDVTLDEVLSVVQNMYGYDVIKSGKVIQVYPAGMRTVTIPVDYLQFKRTGRSLTSISTGSVTSAGTSNSGGSSDSSSSSSSSDSENSSDSSTSPTGGTRIETVTESDFWPMLQQAVANLIGSGKGQSVVVTPQASVITVRAFPDDIRQVREFLGVSQERMQRQVILEAKILEVTLSDGYQQGINWSNLSASIGSGGVSLGRPYAGGTTLPGTGVTIPTLPGLDTIGNLLGGQTNVTISDGNFDAVLSFMSTQGDLNVLSSPRITAANNQKSVIKVGTDQYFVTELSSNVGNGDNSNAVPEVELTPFFSGISLDVTPQIDDKGNVFLHVHPAVIEVEEETKVLNLGGDFEDVQLPLAKSSIRESDSVIRAKDGDVVVIGGLMKQQNLEQVSKVPFLGDVPALGHLFRNVNNVTQKTELVILLKPTVVGVNSWQKELERSRDLLQEWFPDAE